The following coding sequences are from one SAR86 cluster bacterium window:
- a CDS encoding tetratricopeptide repeat protein produces MKHNWKISLIFAALLTIFVAYPAYSVKYDKSNPTKMYSKAYKMIDKGQFSKARKILKNYTKSEPNDSDGWTLLAFTYRKLENYQASEESYVKALNIDPDNKSALEYQGELFVETNRLDQANMNLAKLQKLCPESCTELEKLESYITNSTSKSNI; encoded by the coding sequence ATGAAACACAATTGGAAAATTAGTTTAATTTTTGCCGCCCTGCTAACGATATTTGTTGCGTATCCAGCATACTCAGTTAAATACGACAAAAGCAACCCCACTAAAATGTATTCAAAGGCTTATAAAATGATTGATAAGGGTCAATTTTCTAAAGCTCGAAAAATTTTGAAAAATTATACAAAATCTGAACCAAACGATTCAGACGGTTGGACTCTACTAGCTTTTACTTATAGGAAGCTCGAAAATTACCAGGCATCAGAAGAATCCTATGTGAAAGCTTTGAATATAGATCCAGATAATAAATCAGCTTTGGAATACCAGGGAGAGTTATTTGTAGAAACTAATCGTTTAGATCAGGCAAATATGAATTTGGCAAAACTTCAAAAACTATGTCCCGAATCTTGTACAGAACTTGAGAAATTAGAGAGCTACATAACGAATTCAACAAGTAAATCTAATATTTAA
- a CDS encoding DUF2237 domain-containing protein — MEQLNIFGEPIEECCANPITGFFRDGFCRTDEMDRGLHVVCAQMTEDFLEFSKLRGNDLSTPKPEFNFPGLKEGDHWCICAERWKEAFEYDKAPKLFLRKSNQKILELVDLETLKKFSIDLS, encoded by the coding sequence ATGGAACAATTAAATATTTTTGGAGAGCCTATAGAAGAGTGTTGTGCTAATCCAATAACCGGGTTTTTTCGTGACGGTTTTTGCCGAACAGACGAAATGGATAGAGGGCTGCACGTAGTATGTGCACAAATGACTGAAGATTTTTTAGAGTTTTCTAAATTACGAGGTAATGATTTATCGACTCCAAAACCTGAATTTAATTTCCCCGGTTTGAAAGAGGGGGATCATTGGTGTATCTGTGCTGAAAGGTGGAAAGAAGCTTTTGAATACGACAAAGCACCAAAATTGTTTTTACGAAAAAGTAATCAAAAAATTTTGGAACTTGTTGATTTGGAAACTTTAAAAAAGTTTTCTATCGATCTTTCGTAA
- a CDS encoding esterase family protein — MIRSILKILVICACSFETIFVFAEEVSFGTLSKEVLQSNFLGERKLSIYYPDKNKIDQNTVFIIAQDGQYLFDGEINWVKEEWGIDETLQSLHEKNRLPNVVIIGIENAAGSNGGEFIDESRRYAEYFPKEVISYFGFGFRRFAYRNFVDVERFNYLKFLEEELIPYLEVKFERDLNSKNLGILGSSMGGLISLNALIELPHRFGFAASVSTHWIGIRPLDYVLLPFRSEIKFFGDPYTTEAIYSYITENLDVLKDKRVYFDRGTESLDQFYEEPQNKIDELFYSNDLSFKSLVFDGFGHNPEDFGKRFEEALNFLLKDN; from the coding sequence TTGATTAGAAGTATTTTAAAAATCCTAGTGATTTGCGCCTGCAGCTTTGAAACTATTTTTGTTTTTGCCGAAGAAGTATCTTTTGGAACGCTTTCTAAAGAAGTATTGCAATCTAATTTTTTGGGTGAGAGAAAATTGTCGATTTATTACCCTGACAAAAATAAAATTGACCAGAATACCGTTTTTATAATTGCCCAAGACGGCCAATACCTTTTTGACGGCGAAATAAATTGGGTTAAAGAAGAATGGGGTATAGACGAAACGCTTCAATCTCTTCATGAAAAAAATCGACTACCTAATGTTGTTATTATTGGCATAGAAAATGCTGCAGGCTCAAATGGAGGAGAGTTCATTGATGAATCTAGGAGATATGCTGAATATTTTCCAAAGGAAGTAATTAGCTATTTTGGTTTTGGATTCAGGAGATTTGCTTATAGAAACTTTGTAGATGTTGAAAGGTTTAATTACTTAAAATTCTTAGAAGAAGAATTAATTCCTTACTTAGAAGTAAAGTTTGAAAGAGATTTGAATTCAAAAAATTTAGGGATACTTGGATCAAGTATGGGCGGACTAATTTCATTAAACGCTTTAATTGAGTTACCCCATCGGTTTGGATTTGCAGCATCTGTTTCAACCCACTGGATAGGCATAAGGCCATTGGATTACGTTTTACTTCCCTTTAGAAGCGAGATTAAATTTTTTGGCGACCCATACACGACAGAAGCAATTTATTCTTACATAACAGAAAATCTTGACGTGTTAAAAGATAAAAGGGTTTACTTCGATCGAGGTACCGAAAGTCTTGATCAATTTTATGAAGAACCTCAAAATAAAATAGACGAACTCTTCTATTCTAACGATCTAAGCTTTAAAAGTTTAGTATTCGATGGTTTTGGACATAACCCTGAGGATTTTGGAAAAAGGTTTGAGGAAGCTCTTAATTTTCTCTTAAAAGATAACTAA
- a CDS encoding cytochrome b: MIDYLRAQKVIHWLMAIVIMLDLNVAQKFGGDMELWDRLESRVDHATAGLIVTFLFILRIFLRFLYGAPSLPESMPSWQVVMAKTGHYGLYFLMGLLIVTGIASANFTSDPIVVFGALNLSSEVDNSNMFNLIRAVHEFATNAIIALIVVHILAALYHHFIVKDDTTKNMTKFWTRKTVK, encoded by the coding sequence ATGATAGATTATCTTAGAGCGCAAAAAGTTATTCACTGGTTGATGGCAATCGTCATCATGTTGGATTTAAATGTCGCTCAAAAATTTGGCGGGGACATGGAGCTCTGGGATCGTCTAGAATCTAGAGTCGATCATGCTACTGCCGGGCTTATAGTAACCTTCTTATTTATCTTGAGAATATTTCTTAGATTTTTATATGGCGCTCCGAGCTTACCAGAATCGATGCCTAGTTGGCAGGTTGTTATGGCAAAGACTGGCCATTACGGCTTGTATTTTTTAATGGGGTTATTAATTGTTACTGGAATTGCTTCTGCGAATTTCACAAGTGATCCAATAGTTGTCTTTGGTGCATTAAATTTATCGTCAGAGGTAGATAATTCTAATATGTTTAATTTGATCAGGGCTGTCCACGAGTTTGCGACAAATGCGATTATCGCGTTGATTGTGGTGCATATATTAGCTGCTTTGTACCATCATTTTATTGTCAAGGACGATACGACTAAAAATATGACCAAGTTTTGGACAAGAAAAACCGTCAAATGA
- a CDS encoding antibiotic biosynthesis monooxygenase produces MFLAMNRFKIVKGKEQEFEKVWKERDTHLEGVKGFVKFNLLKGAETESYSLYASHSIWESEDAFIDWTKSVAFKLAHKNAGIHRDLYLGPPNLEIFDQII; encoded by the coding sequence ATGTTTTTAGCTATGAATAGATTTAAAATCGTGAAAGGTAAGGAACAAGAATTTGAGAAGGTTTGGAAAGAGAGAGATACTCATTTAGAAGGAGTAAAAGGCTTCGTTAAATTTAACTTACTTAAAGGTGCGGAAACAGAAAGTTATTCGCTTTATGCTTCTCATAGTATTTGGGAGAGCGAAGACGCATTTATTGATTGGACCAAATCTGTAGCTTTTAAACTTGCTCATAAAAACGCTGGCATTCATCGAGACTTGTACTTAGGGCCCCCTAACTTAGAGATTTTTGACCAGATAATTTAA
- a CDS encoding ceramidase domain-containing protein yields MLKNYAVTIAISAVAAFFLIYFLFAYSGIMLSVESGYQIGDISRWCERISSGYFREPSNALSNIGFILTGIFMVWILSREEVTGQNFFIGFTSISVLYASASIFLGPGSLMMHGTHTEWGQWIDNVSMVAYIIIPWLLNFKILNGWSENQFLSAYFVILFLFSFLSWFFGSDLGIDFSLFGLSIGLWIISEFLYNFYSASMRFFSGFVGYAVLWLFGTSPYEVVINIQDFWWTLFFWLPGLIATRKPDSFRKYNPWFFAGCFFYILAFTIWLQGNLIVNPDSEWCYPDSIIQPHALWHIICALATLSFFFFYRTEKRSLES; encoded by the coding sequence ATGTTAAAAAATTACGCTGTCACGATAGCTATTTCTGCGGTTGCTGCCTTTTTTCTCATTTATTTTCTATTTGCTTACTCAGGAATAATGTTATCTGTTGAATCTGGCTATCAAATTGGAGACATTTCTAGATGGTGTGAAAGAATAAGTTCTGGGTATTTTAGAGAGCCTTCCAACGCGCTCAGCAATATAGGATTCATCCTGACAGGAATTTTTATGGTCTGGATTCTTTCAAGAGAAGAGGTAACAGGTCAAAATTTTTTCATAGGATTTACTTCAATATCAGTCCTTTATGCTTCAGCCTCAATCTTTTTAGGTCCCGGTTCATTAATGATGCATGGAACTCACACGGAGTGGGGACAATGGATTGATAACGTAAGCATGGTGGCCTACATAATTATTCCCTGGCTTCTAAATTTTAAAATTTTAAATGGGTGGAGTGAAAACCAATTCTTATCAGCTTACTTTGTAATCTTGTTTTTATTTTCTTTCTTGAGTTGGTTTTTTGGTTCTGACCTCGGAATAGATTTTAGTCTATTTGGATTATCCATAGGTTTGTGGATAATTTCTGAATTTCTATACAATTTTTATTCTGCTTCAATGAGATTTTTCTCGGGATTTGTAGGTTACGCCGTGCTTTGGTTGTTTGGCACTTCTCCTTATGAGGTTGTGATAAATATCCAAGATTTTTGGTGGACTCTATTTTTTTGGTTGCCCGGCTTGATAGCAACAAGGAAACCCGACAGTTTCAGAAAATATAATCCTTGGTTTTTTGCAGGATGTTTCTTTTATATTTTAGCCTTTACGATCTGGCTCCAGGGAAACTTAATAGTTAATCCGGATTCCGAGTGGTGCTATCCTGATTCTATTATTCAACCGCACGCCTTGTGGCATATAATCTGTGCATTAGCGACACTTTCTTTCTTTTTCTTCTATAGAACAGAGAAAAGATCATTGGAGAGTTAA
- a CDS encoding enoyl-CoA hydratase, with product MKNLDTGTEHLLARIENNVGYLTMNRPEARNAMSSEMNGALQEKIAEFELNEEVRCIVLTGAGNAFCAGGDVKGMNAKNEGNGGEDTIDKAIHRQRDNQRGTSGKLYKMPKPTIASLSGAAAGAGLSYALSCDLRIMSSVAFMTTAFAKVGFSGDYGGTYFMSQLIGSAKARELYFLSDRVSAEEALNLGLTNWVVDAESLEAKTKEIAEQLAAGPSVAFRYMKENLNRAMNGDVDECLDLEATHHVHCGQTTDHKNAVKAFVEKKQPKFSGK from the coding sequence ATGAAAAATCTAGACACGGGAACAGAACATCTTCTTGCAAGAATTGAAAATAACGTTGGTTACTTGACCATGAATCGACCTGAAGCAAGGAATGCAATGTCTTCTGAAATGAATGGAGCTCTGCAAGAAAAAATTGCTGAGTTTGAATTGAATGAAGAAGTTAGGTGCATTGTTTTAACAGGCGCTGGCAATGCATTTTGTGCCGGTGGAGATGTGAAGGGCATGAATGCAAAGAATGAGGGAAATGGCGGAGAAGATACAATTGATAAAGCCATTCATAGACAAAGAGATAATCAACGCGGCACTTCAGGCAAGCTCTACAAAATGCCGAAACCGACGATTGCCTCGCTTTCAGGAGCTGCTGCTGGTGCTGGATTGTCCTACGCTTTGTCCTGTGATTTGAGAATTATGTCATCAGTTGCATTTATGACAACAGCTTTTGCTAAAGTTGGATTTTCTGGAGATTACGGCGGAACATATTTTATGTCTCAGCTTATCGGTTCGGCTAAAGCAAGAGAATTATATTTTCTCTCGGACCGAGTTTCAGCGGAAGAAGCTTTGAATCTTGGGCTAACTAATTGGGTTGTAGACGCAGAAAGTCTAGAAGCCAAAACAAAAGAAATTGCAGAACAGCTTGCTGCCGGGCCATCGGTTGCTTTTAGGTATATGAAAGAGAATCTAAATCGAGCAATGAATGGCGACGTCGATGAGTGCCTTGATCTTGAAGCGACACATCATGTGCACTGTGGACAAACAACGGATCACAAAAACGCCGTAAAAGCTTTTGTAGAAAAAAAACAACCTAAATTCTCAGGAAAATAA
- a CDS encoding protein O-GlcNAcase, with product MKLNGYIEGYFGKLLSWNEREEILQQIVNQKLNTYFYCPKEDPYHRLNWKEPYPESIKKGLSQFSKSCRANEVKFLFGISPGIDFKNSYDELFRKISESRQLEILDVVILFDDLFEEQNGEKHAEILNRCNDKFKDINFFCVPSEYCEQLAKPNLLESIYLKELSKNLDKEIPIFWTGSKVVSSSYTEEAIESWKGALNHKLIVWDNFYANDYCLPKVVIEAFDEDDQSKLESLEGIMINGTGLLNVDKFCLEALANKVFHRQEEVHSLFENAGLPEQFEKVSNLFKLDASFTGSAEEVSAVEFLLWKWTGPIKQEIYPYLHILRKFLKKEDSSGLLESRFNLKKID from the coding sequence ATGAAACTCAATGGTTACATAGAAGGTTATTTTGGGAAGCTGCTCTCATGGAATGAGCGAGAAGAAATTTTACAGCAGATAGTTAATCAAAAATTAAATACTTATTTTTATTGTCCTAAAGAAGATCCCTACCATCGATTAAATTGGAAGGAGCCTTATCCAGAATCGATAAAAAAAGGGCTAAGTCAATTCAGCAAAAGTTGTAGAGCAAACGAAGTAAAATTTTTGTTTGGAATTTCACCAGGAATAGATTTTAAAAACTCTTATGATGAGCTCTTTAGGAAAATTTCTGAATCTAGGCAATTGGAGATTTTAGATGTAGTGATTCTTTTTGATGACCTTTTTGAAGAGCAAAATGGAGAGAAGCATGCTGAGATTTTGAATAGATGCAATGATAAGTTCAAAGACATTAACTTTTTTTGCGTACCTTCTGAGTACTGCGAGCAACTGGCAAAACCAAATTTGTTAGAAAGTATTTATTTAAAAGAATTATCGAAAAATTTAGATAAAGAAATCCCAATTTTTTGGACAGGATCCAAGGTTGTATCTTCCAGTTATACCGAAGAAGCTATCGAGAGCTGGAAGGGTGCACTGAATCATAAATTAATCGTTTGGGATAACTTTTATGCCAACGACTATTGCCTACCAAAAGTAGTGATTGAAGCGTTTGATGAAGACGATCAATCTAAATTAGAAAGCCTAGAGGGAATCATGATAAATGGAACAGGTTTGTTAAATGTAGATAAGTTTTGCTTAGAAGCTTTAGCCAATAAAGTTTTTCATCGACAAGAAGAGGTTCATTCTCTTTTCGAAAATGCTGGACTTCCAGAGCAATTTGAAAAGGTTTCAAATTTATTTAAATTGGATGCAAGCTTTACTGGTTCAGCGGAGGAAGTTAGCGCAGTCGAATTTTTACTTTGGAAATGGACTGGGCCTATAAAACAAGAAATTTATCCATACCTACATATTTTGAGAAAATTTTTGAAAAAGGAAGACTCATCAGGATTGCTTGAATCTCGTTTTAATTTAAAGAAAATTGATTAG
- a CDS encoding deoxyribodipyrimidine photo-lyase/cryptochrome family protein gives MDVIVLQRDLRLLDNPALYYGSKKENYCVVYVYDKNYWQSYGRSPRQLKFAVDCLKELNENLKNLNSKVFIFEGSFEKLSIFLNKELPHSKIHLNHCTDNLYHREDLKKFLNNFESEAVAIYDNFGLQLHQFDRDNWSNDWNKIMNKPLLDLPSNTNFVKKLPLLSFEDFEQSLKINNSSLNNIQKGGEKLASVLLNSFFEYRADGYSKKMSCPKEAEAACSRLSPHIAFGSISIRKIYQELNNVLIFSPYKKDLLSFKKRLHWHCHFVQKLETEPELEFRSMHPFCDELRTEEDSELIEKWIKGQTGFPFLDACITYLNTNGWINFRMRAMIMSFASYNLWQPWQKTSPLLAELFTDFEPGIHISQVQMQSGVTGINLPRIYSVFKQSLDQDSTAEWTKKMIPQLENVEIELIHNAELKDIYYDQIVDPKLSAKKARDTVWAMRKNSDFKKIAREVYLKHGSRKKQQFSRVSN, from the coding sequence ATGGATGTAATAGTTTTGCAAAGAGACCTGAGGCTGCTTGACAACCCAGCTTTGTATTATGGTTCTAAAAAAGAAAATTATTGCGTCGTTTACGTTTATGATAAAAATTACTGGCAATCTTATGGGAGGTCCCCGAGGCAATTAAAATTTGCTGTTGATTGTCTAAAAGAGCTTAACGAAAATCTAAAAAACCTAAATTCTAAGGTTTTTATCTTCGAAGGTTCTTTCGAAAAATTAAGTATTTTTTTAAATAAAGAACTACCCCATTCAAAAATTCATCTCAACCACTGCACTGATAACCTTTATCATCGTGAAGACTTAAAGAAATTTTTAAATAATTTCGAAAGTGAAGCTGTAGCAATATATGACAATTTTGGTCTACAACTCCATCAATTTGACAGAGACAATTGGTCAAATGATTGGAATAAAATAATGAATAAACCTTTATTAGATCTTCCAAGTAATACCAATTTTGTAAAGAAATTACCGCTTTTAAGTTTTGAAGATTTTGAGCAAAGTTTAAAAATTAATAATTCTTCTCTAAACAACATACAAAAAGGTGGGGAAAAATTAGCTTCTGTCTTACTCAACTCTTTCTTTGAATATCGAGCGGATGGATACAGTAAAAAAATGTCTTGTCCAAAAGAAGCAGAAGCTGCTTGTTCTAGACTCTCTCCTCATATAGCTTTTGGATCAATTTCGATTAGAAAAATCTATCAAGAATTAAATAACGTTTTAATCTTCTCGCCTTATAAAAAAGATCTTTTGTCTTTTAAAAAAAGACTCCATTGGCATTGTCACTTTGTGCAAAAACTTGAAACAGAACCAGAACTTGAATTTAGATCCATGCATCCCTTTTGCGACGAATTGAGGACAGAAGAGGACTCTGAACTAATAGAAAAATGGATAAAAGGCCAAACCGGGTTTCCTTTTTTAGATGCGTGTATTACTTACTTAAATACCAATGGATGGATAAATTTTAGGATGCGAGCGATGATAATGTCATTTGCTAGTTACAATCTTTGGCAGCCATGGCAGAAAACTTCACCTTTGCTTGCAGAGCTCTTCACAGACTTTGAGCCCGGAATCCATATCAGCCAAGTTCAAATGCAAAGTGGCGTTACTGGTATCAATTTACCTAGAATCTATTCAGTCTTCAAACAAAGTTTGGATCAGGACTCAACTGCTGAATGGACTAAGAAAATGATCCCACAACTTGAAAATGTTGAAATCGAACTGATTCACAACGCTGAATTAAAAGACATTTACTACGATCAAATTGTCGATCCAAAACTCTCTGCAAAAAAAGCTAGAGATACAGTTTGGGCAATGAGAAAAAATAGTGACTTTAAAAAAATTGCTCGAGAAGTCTATCTTAAGCACGGAAGCAGAAAGAAACAGCAATTTAGCCGCGTTTCAAATTGA
- a CDS encoding cation acetate symporter, giving the protein MDAQLLTFVFVGISFSLYIGIAIWSRAKSTSDFYIADKGVNPIANGMATAADWMSAASFISMAGLISFLGKDGSVYLMGWTGGYVLLALLLAPYLRKFGQYTVPDFIGTRYYSDAARLVAVLCLIFISFTYIAGQMRGVGIVFSRFLEVDIELGVIIGMGIVFFYAVLGGMKGITYTQVAQYCVLIFAYMVPAIFISILITNNPIPQLGFGDQINGSSVYLLDKLDQLHFELGFDPYTSNSKSTIDVFFITAALMFGTAGLPHVIVRFFTVPKVSDARKSAGYALVFIALLYTTAPAVSAFARVNFIESVQEVNYDEAPNWFKNWEQIGLIVWTDKNDDGKINYSSGTALKGAKPNYNDKIGSYGQRLVTNENDLSNPNEVYIDRDIMVLANPEIAKLPNWVIALVAAGALAAALSTAAGLLLVISASISHDLMKKTLMPKINDRQELLFARTAAAVAIIVAGVFGIYPPGFVAQVVAFAFGLAASTIFPVLFLGIFYKRLNKEGAIAGMLSGLIVTSSYIIFFKFINPELNTAENWIFGISPEGFGFLGMFINFGTAIFVSAFFKAPPQRVYDLVEDIRKP; this is encoded by the coding sequence ATGGATGCTCAGTTATTAACTTTTGTATTCGTTGGAATATCTTTTTCTCTCTATATTGGTATTGCTATTTGGTCTCGCGCTAAATCTACTAGCGACTTTTATATAGCCGACAAAGGAGTGAACCCAATTGCCAATGGGATGGCAACAGCAGCAGACTGGATGTCAGCTGCCTCATTTATTTCAATGGCCGGGTTAATATCCTTTCTTGGAAAAGACGGTTCAGTTTATTTAATGGGTTGGACGGGAGGCTACGTATTACTTGCCTTGCTTTTGGCTCCTTATCTTAGAAAATTTGGTCAATATACAGTACCAGATTTTATTGGCACCAGATATTATTCAGACGCTGCAAGGCTGGTTGCAGTGTTGTGCTTGATTTTCATTTCTTTTACTTACATTGCAGGACAAATGCGAGGCGTTGGAATTGTTTTTTCAAGGTTTCTCGAAGTAGATATTGAATTGGGAGTCATTATTGGAATGGGTATAGTTTTTTTCTATGCTGTTTTGGGCGGTATGAAAGGAATTACTTATACTCAAGTTGCACAATATTGCGTACTTATTTTTGCCTACATGGTTCCCGCAATTTTTATTTCTATACTCATTACAAACAATCCCATTCCTCAATTAGGGTTTGGTGACCAAATCAATGGCTCCTCAGTCTATTTATTAGATAAACTTGACCAACTCCATTTTGAGCTGGGATTCGATCCGTATACTTCTAATTCAAAAAGTACAATTGATGTATTTTTCATTACAGCTGCATTAATGTTTGGAACCGCGGGATTGCCCCATGTAATCGTAAGATTTTTTACTGTCCCTAAAGTTAGCGATGCAAGAAAATCTGCTGGCTATGCTTTGGTTTTTATAGCCTTGCTTTACACAACCGCTCCAGCAGTGTCTGCATTTGCTAGAGTAAATTTCATAGAATCAGTCCAGGAAGTAAATTATGACGAAGCTCCAAATTGGTTTAAAAATTGGGAACAAATTGGCCTCATTGTATGGACCGACAAAAACGATGACGGAAAGATAAACTATTCAAGCGGAACTGCGTTGAAGGGTGCCAAACCAAATTACAACGATAAGATAGGCTCTTACGGTCAACGTCTAGTCACAAATGAAAACGATCTCAGCAATCCTAACGAAGTCTACATCGATAGAGACATTATGGTCTTGGCAAATCCTGAGATTGCAAAATTACCAAATTGGGTAATAGCCTTGGTGGCGGCAGGAGCTTTGGCAGCAGCACTCTCTACTGCGGCGGGCCTTTTGTTGGTTATTTCTGCTTCAATCTCTCATGATTTGATGAAAAAGACTCTGATGCCAAAGATAAATGACAGGCAAGAGTTACTATTTGCTCGGACTGCAGCAGCAGTTGCAATTATTGTTGCAGGTGTCTTTGGGATATATCCTCCGGGATTTGTTGCCCAAGTAGTTGCATTTGCTTTCGGTTTAGCAGCTTCTACAATATTTCCAGTATTATTTTTAGGAATTTTTTATAAAAGGCTCAATAAAGAGGGCGCAATTGCTGGAATGCTTTCTGGTTTAATAGTCACTTCAAGTTATATAATTTTTTTTAAATTTATTAATCCCGAACTGAATACTGCGGAGAATTGGATTTTTGGAATTTCGCCTGAAGGCTTTGGATTCTTGGGAATGTTTATAAATTTTGGGACAGCGATCTTTGTTTCGGCATTTTTTAAAGCTCCACCACAAAGAGTTTATGATCTTGTTGAAGACATTAGAAAGCCATAA
- a CDS encoding VOC family protein: MRAEKKLNLEIYKNLKSSDAPDEFHHVAFKTMNFELMIDFYSKLFGCEPLYESPELTFLAFDDEHHRVAIANTSKVYDQLSFIPKQIMRFKNWLNSSTPSIVGLDHISYKLNPIEKWFDFYFSAKEKGLLPYWTINHGWITGMYYKDPDGNLVEIFFEHFRSAEEFKKNIAPDFSDEPVGTNMDVETLYEMFKSGASFEELIRKGNTVPKGKKPVFGMEAVRNMRKKFK; encoded by the coding sequence ATGAGAGCAGAAAAGAAGCTGAACTTAGAGATTTATAAAAATCTTAAATCTTCTGATGCGCCAGATGAATTCCATCATGTAGCATTTAAAACAATGAACTTCGAATTAATGATAGATTTTTATTCCAAACTTTTTGGCTGTGAACCTCTTTACGAGAGTCCTGAACTTACCTTCTTAGCATTTGATGATGAGCATCACCGGGTTGCGATAGCTAATACTTCTAAGGTTTACGACCAATTGAGCTTCATCCCAAAACAAATAATGAGATTTAAAAACTGGCTTAATTCTTCCACACCCTCGATTGTTGGCCTTGATCATATTTCATACAAGCTAAATCCGATTGAAAAATGGTTCGATTTTTACTTTTCTGCTAAAGAAAAGGGCCTACTACCTTATTGGACGATAAACCATGGTTGGATAACAGGAATGTACTACAAAGATCCAGATGGAAATCTGGTAGAGATATTTTTTGAACACTTTCGTTCTGCTGAAGAATTTAAAAAAAATATTGCGCCAGATTTTTCTGACGAACCTGTCGGGACAAATATGGACGTAGAAACACTTTACGAAATGTTCAAAAGTGGCGCTTCCTTCGAAGAGTTAATCAGAAAAGGAAATACTGTACCAAAAGGAAAAAAACCTGTTTTCGGTATGGAAGCTGTAAGAAATATGCGTAAGAAGTTTAAGTAA
- a CDS encoding DUF4149 domain-containing protein, which produces MNSILVFLSGLISGMIIFQSALVAPTVFKVIPEDQAGPFLRSIFPKLFFTIALIGLFSFLISLFSNNLMTTLIPLSTVVLMTTCYYLVPMTNRARDEGNTTSFNRLHFVSVSLTLLVLFGNISLIIFI; this is translated from the coding sequence ATGAACTCTATTTTAGTTTTCTTATCAGGATTAATTTCAGGAATGATAATTTTTCAGTCTGCCCTAGTCGCTCCTACAGTTTTTAAAGTAATTCCAGAAGATCAGGCAGGCCCATTTTTGAGGAGTATATTTCCAAAATTATTTTTTACGATAGCTTTAATTGGGCTTTTTTCTTTTCTTATATCTTTATTCAGTAATAACTTGATGACAACTTTAATTCCATTGAGTACGGTCGTTCTAATGACAACTTGTTACTATTTAGTCCCAATGACTAATAGAGCGAGAGATGAAGGAAATACTACGTCATTCAATCGGTTGCATTTTGTGAGTGTCTCTCTAACTCTTTTAGTTTTGTTTGGAAATATTTCTTTAATAATTTTTATTTAG
- a CDS encoding sterol desaturase family protein: protein MTSLTVNEVYAIGAPIILSMILFEVFISNLRNKAWYKKGDTLCTTGLLTGNILMSFSVKGLILAFHFYLYQFRVIDLTSIFPLWAMWLLTFVLIDLIFYVYHRLSHRVRFLWAIHMSHHSSEEMNFAVSFRQAWFGPLSKVPFFMVMPLMGFDPTIIAVAGVISTLWGIVGHTQIVNKLGPLEYLFNTPSHHRVHHGSNPEYIDKNYGNLFIIWDKMFGTFEPEKAPVTFGLVNNVNTFNPIRITFMGWISMIKDMRAAKNFKEFCLHFFGPPNTKTRSGSF from the coding sequence ATGACTTCTCTGACAGTAAATGAAGTGTATGCAATCGGAGCGCCAATTATTCTTTCGATGATTTTATTTGAAGTTTTTATTTCTAATTTAAGAAACAAAGCATGGTACAAAAAAGGCGATACTTTATGCACCACTGGTCTTTTAACAGGAAATATTTTGATGAGTTTTTCTGTAAAGGGATTAATTTTGGCATTTCACTTTTACTTATATCAATTTAGAGTCATAGATTTAACAAGCATTTTTCCACTTTGGGCAATGTGGCTTTTGACTTTTGTTTTAATAGATTTAATTTTTTACGTTTATCATCGATTGTCTCATAGGGTTAGATTCCTTTGGGCAATCCATATGAGCCACCACTCTAGTGAAGAAATGAATTTTGCTGTCTCTTTTAGGCAGGCTTGGTTTGGCCCACTATCAAAAGTTCCTTTTTTTATGGTCATGCCATTGATGGGATTTGATCCGACCATTATTGCTGTAGCTGGAGTTATAAGCACTCTTTGGGGCATAGTAGGACACACTCAAATTGTGAATAAATTAGGGCCTTTAGAATATTTATTTAATACGCCTTCTCATCATCGAGTACATCATGGATCTAATCCAGAATACATAGACAAGAATTACGGCAATTTATTTATCATTTGGGACAAAATGTTTGGCACTTTTGAACCTGAAAAAGCTCCTGTTACTTTCGGACTCGTCAATAATGTGAATACTTTTAATCCTATAAGAATTACTTTTATGGGTTGGATTTCGATGATAAAGGATATGAGAGCTGCTAAAAATTTTAAAGAATTTTGCTTACATTTCTTTGGACCACCTAACACAAAGACACGAAGCGGCTCTTTTTGA